The Candidatus Neomarinimicrobiota bacterium region GCCCGTGACCTATGTCTGGTTTGCCATGGTGATCTCCATCGCCATTGCGTCCGCCACAGGGTTGATCTGGTTGCTGGCTGTGCTGCGGCAGACCGAGCAGTTGCCCGTGGGGGCAGCGCCGGTGGCTAGGCCCAAATCGGCGCCGGTCGTGGAGGGCGCCGCCTAGGGCGGCGTCGGGCGCAGGAGGAAGTACCCGCAGGTCGTCACGAAGTCTCGCAGGTAAGGTAGCGCGGCGATTGCCCGGAACTGCCGCCGGGGCTGCAGGCCGAATTTGTAGCGGTAGATGGGATTGACCAAATACAGCCTTTGACCGATCGTCTCGTAGCCCGTCTGCTTCGTGATTGCCCTGAATCGCTCAAGTGATATCCCCGTCTTCTTCAGTTCCAACAGCTCCTCGATTCTGCCCGCCGGCTCATTAAACATTCGTAGTATGGCCTCATATAAAAATTGCGGCAGGAGGTGGAAATAGGGGGTCCGTGAAAGCACCCTGCTGTTACAGACCTGCTGGTGCCCGCCAAAAGGCATCTGCCAGGGGGGAAAGCTGACGAACACGGCGCCACCGTCCTTCAGGAGACCCCCCAGCCTGCGCAGCAGCCTGGTCTGGTGGGGGAGATGCTCGATGACGTCCTTGAGAATGATCACATCAAATGGCTCCCCGAGTTCCCGTACAATGTCTGCCGCGTAGATATCCTCCCGGAGCAATCGGGCCCGTTTCCGCCGGATGTCGTTCTGCAAGAACTGCTTGGCCCCCTCGTATCGCAGCGGGTCCAGCTCCACGCCTGTCCCGTGGCTCCCGCGCTCCAGAAACGCCTTCAAAACACCACCTTCCCCGCAGCCGATCTCCAGCACCCGCGTCTCGGACCCGATGCTGCGCCACTGCTCGATAAAGGGGATGATGTGGTCCCGGGTGACGCTCAGCTGCTGCTCGAACTGGGCCCTGGCGCTATGGTGGTACTGATAGACCATATGCTGCGTGTAGGGGGTGCTGGGCGTGGCCGCCTATTCCGGTCTCACACCTCCCTGAGCTGGCCAACGGCCCAAGCGGCGAATGGAGCCCGAGGGCTGTCACCTACTCGTAA contains the following coding sequences:
- a CDS encoding methyltransferase domain-containing protein, producing the protein MVYQYHHSARAQFEQQLSVTRDHIIPFIEQWRSIGSETRVLEIGCGEGGVLKAFLERGSHGTGVELDPLRYEGAKQFLQNDIRRKRARLLREDIYAADIVRELGEPFDVIILKDVIEHLPHQTRLLRRLGGLLKDGGAVFVSFPPWQMPFGGHQQVCNSRVLSRTPYFHLLPQFLYEAILRMFNEPAGRIEELLELKKTGISLERFRAITKQTGYETIGQRLYLVNPIYRYKFGLQPRRQFRAIAALPYLRDFVTTCGYFLLRPTPP